A stretch of the Alnus glutinosa chromosome 6, dhAlnGlut1.1, whole genome shotgun sequence genome encodes the following:
- the LOC133871599 gene encoding two-component response regulator ARR18-like → MSEEEDKRKGKIIPVTENGDGDQFPIGMRVLAIDANSVSLNYLVALLKMCRYKVVSANDDRSNIWRAINNGARDYLLKPVRLQEISNIWQHVYRKNLENPEKSSITKEIPEQISLPDHPKTDDGELRKEEDETNPHQPTEKKPRFVWTLDLHCRFVNAIQELGEREAVPNKILKIMNIPGLTRENVASHLQKYRNILKKQTAAMAERKNREHDKNTASGNSDIKKGHGAAYGSSTAGMQVTGNYIQHPGTVVPILSEQLSSFPTYLKQENPKSMEMGMFPHLMQYPQNVRQMQQGIMPNHMYGNAPPSAPLPTRTYHLPAPEFKYPNIFPGIKLHDGYIGFSGNQATPNSTKLYSYPASGAVCYPASQMLGDASTQMGASSHHASVARPLQTFMPGVLPCSPIDQDERRSSFNFCETGEANLNPRNMDYPDSMEDPNLTDLKGEGKEDKAAQYFSATPDEETSFPHYSSSFMDDDLSAMVKEASNVKDLI, encoded by the exons ATGTCAGAGGAGGAGGATAAACGCAAGGGCAAGATTATTCCGGTGACGGAAAACGGTGACGGAGATCAGTTTCCAATAGGCATGCGAGTCCTTGCAATCGATGCTAATTCTGTCTCTCTCAACTATCTCGTTGCTTTACTTAAAATGTGTCGATACAAAG TGGTCTCTGCCAACGACGACCGCTCAAACATATGGAGAGCTATAAATAATGGTGCTCGGGACTACCTGTTGAAACCCGTTCGATTACAGGAGATAAGCAACATATGGCAACACGTTTACAGAAAGAATCTTGAAAATCCTGAGAAATCTAGCATTACGAAAGAAATACCGGAGCAAATATCATTGCCTGATCATCCGAAAACAGACGACGGCGAACTgagaaaggaagaagacgaGACCAACCCTCATCAGCCCACCGAGAAGAAGCCTAGGTTTGTGTGGACGCTGGATCTTCATTGTAGATTTGTTAATGCTATTCAGGAACTAGGAGAGCGTG AGGCAGTTCCAAATAAGATacttaaaattatgaatattccTGGACTAACTCGGGAAAATGTTGCTAGCCATCTTCAG AAGTACAGAAATATCTTGAAGAAGCAAACCGCTGCAATGGCCGAACGGAAAAATCGTGAACATGATAAGAATACAGCTAGTGGAAATTCAGACATTAAGAAAGGCCATGGCGCTGCCTATGGAAGTAGTACGGCAGGTATGCAAGTAACCGGTAATTACATCCAACATCCTGGTACTGTTGTTCCAATATTATCTGAACAATTGAGTAGTTTTCCCACGTATTTGAAACAAGAAAATCCTAAATCCATGGAGATGGGTATGTTTCCACACCTCATGCAATATCCCCAAAATGTCCGCCAAATGCAGCAAGGGATCATGCCTAATCATATGTATGGGAATGCTCCTCCTTCAGCTCCATTGCCGACCAGAACCTACCACCTTCCGGCCCCGGAATTTAAGTATCCAAATATTTTTCCGGGAATCAAGCTGCATGATGGATACATTGGATTTTCCGGGAATCAGGCTACTCCAAACAGTACAAAGCTTTATTCGTACCCGGCCTCCGGCGCCGTTTGCTACCCGGCCTCTCAAATGCTTGGAGATGCTTCAACTCAGATGGGTGCAAGTTCCCACCATGCTTCTGTTGCTAGGCCTCTTCAAACTTTTATGCCTG GAGTTTTACCTTGCTCTCCTATTGATCAAGACGAGAGAAGAAGTTCCTTCAACTTCTGTGAAACTGGAGAAGCGAATCTTAACCCGAGAAATATGGACTATCCAGATTCTATGGAAGATCCGAATTTAACAGACTTGAAAGGAGAAGGCAAGGAGGACAAAGCCGCGCAATATTTTTCAGCTACCCCAGACGAGGAAACTAGTTTCCCTCATTATAGCAGCAGTTTCATGGATGATGATCTTTCTGCGATGGTCAAAGAG GCTAGTAATGTGAAAGATCTCATATGA
- the LOC133871367 gene encoding calmodulin-binding protein 60 B-like: MQTRFMERTKSMSRGKRSLEGGGGGGEDEQPERKRPALASVIVEALKVDSLQKLCSSLEPILRRVVSEEVERALAKLGPARLNGRSSPKRIEGPDGRNLQLHFRSRLALPLFTGGKVEGEQGASIHVVLIDTNSGNFVTSGPEASAKLDIVVLEGDFNNEDDEDWTQEEFESHIVKEREGKRPLLTGDLQVTLKDGVGTLGELTFTDNSSWIRSRKFRLGLKVASGFCEGVHIREAKTEAFTVKDHRGELYKKHYPPALEDDVWRLEKIGKDGSFHKRLNQAEIFTVEDFLRLVVRDQQKLRNILGSGMSNKMWDALLDHAKTCVLSGKLYVYYPEDTRNAGVVFNNIYELRGLINGEHFYNADSLSDNQKVYVDALVKKAYDHWDQVIEYDGKSLVSLKQNRRSSASRNELNIGPIDYSDVLDHQLQLPHLPVPTEQPPVALSLPVGGYNENLSTRYSTEAQIVNSNPRIPFDSTSFASHEHVISNSHQAQSTRNDAVGLALGRPQSSTSGFQAIPPSTHNPFDDWTQNRDRGVDEFFSEEEIRIRSHEMLENEEMQQLLRILSMGGHASVNVPEDGYAFSSYVPSPMPSFDEERGRSGKAVVGWLKIKAAMRWGFFIRKKAAEKRAQLVELDDE, encoded by the exons ATGCAGACTAGGTTTATGGAGAGGACCAAATCTATGAGTAGAGGAAAGAGGAGCTTggagggaggaggaggaggaggagaagatgaGCAGCCGGAGAGGAAGCGGCCCGCTCTTGCTAG CGTAATTGTTGAAGCTTTGAAAGTGGACAGTCTGCAAAAGCTTTGCTCGTCTTTGGAACCTATTCTTCGTAGAGTT GTCAGTGAAGAAGTGGAACGTGCTTTGGCAAAGTTAGGCCCTGCTAGACTCAATGGAAG ATCTTCCCCAAAACGGATTGAAGGTCCAGATGGACGAAACTTGCAGCTGCACTTTAGGTCCAGATTGGCTCTTCCGCTCTTCACGGGAGGGAAAGTAGAAGGCGAGCAAGGGGCTTCAATTCATGTTGTTTTAATTGATACAAACTCTGGCAATTTTGTGACATCTGGACCTGAAGCCTCTGCCAAACTAGACATTGTTGTGCTTGAAGGTGATTTTAAcaatgaagatgatgaagacTGGACGCAAGAAGAATTTGAAAGCCATATTGTGAAAGAGCGTGAAGGTAAGAGACCTTTGTTGACAGGGGACCTACAAGTGACACTCAAGGACGGTGTAGGGACACTAGGGGAGCTCACATTTACAGATAACTCAAGTTGGATAAGGAGCAGGAAGTTCAGGCTTGGCTTGAAGGTTGCTTCTGGATTTTGCGAGGGTGTACACATACGTGAAGCAAAGACAGAAGCTTTTACTGTTAAAGATCACAGAGGGGAAT TGTACAAGAAACATTATCCGCCTGCATTAGAAGATGATGTATGGAGATTGGAGAAAATTGGCAAGGATGGGTCATTCCACAAGAGACTAAACCAAGCAGAAATCTTCACGGTTGAAGACTTTCTTCGGCTTGTGGTCCGAGACCAGCAAAAACTTCGGAAT ATCCTTGGAAGTGGTATGTCAAATAAGATGTGGGATGCTCTCTTAGACCATGCAAAGACTTGTGTCTTGAGCGGGAAGCTATATGTTTACTACCCCGAAGATACAAGAAATGCTGGTGTTGTTTTTAACAACATCTATGAACTGAGGGGCCTTATTAACGGGGAGCATTTCTATAATGCTGATTCTCTTTCTGACAACCAGAAG GTCTATGTAGATGCACTAGTGAAGAAAGCGTACGACCATTGGGACCAAGTTATAGAGTATGATGGCAAGTCACTTGTGAGCTTAAAGCAGAATAGGAGGTCAAGTGCATCCCGGAATGAACTTAATATAGGACCAATTGATTACTCTGATGTTTTAGATCATCAGCTGCAACTACCACACCTGCCAGTTCCTACAGAGCAGCCTCCAGTGGCTTTAAGCTTACCAGTGGGAG GGTATAATGAGAATCTGTCAACGAGGTACTCAACTGAGGCGCAGATTGTAAATTCAAATCCTCGTATCCCATTTGACAGCACTTCTTTTGCATCACATGAACATGTGATCAGCAATTCTCACCAGGCCCAAAGCACAAGAAATGATGCTGTTGGACTGGCACTTGGTCGTCCACAATCATCTACATCTGggttccaagcaattccaccaTCTACTCATAATCCTTTTGATGATTGGACGCAAAACCGTGACAGGGGAGTCGATGAGTTCTTTTCAGAGGAAGAGATTCGCATTAGAAGTCATGAGATGCTTGAGAATGAAGAAATGCAGCAGTTGCTCCGAATTTTGAGTATGGGAGGTCATGCCTCTGTTAATGTGCCAGAGGATGGGTATGCGTTCTCATCATACGTGCCCTCACCAATGCCTAGCTTCGATGAGGAACGTGGCCGATCTGGAAAAGCTGTTGTGGGATGGCTGAAGATTAAGGCAGCAATGAGGTGGGGTTTCTTTATCAGGAAGAAAGCAGCCGAGAAGCGGGCACAGCTTGTTGAGTTGGATGATGAATAG